The Acetivibrio saccincola genome window below encodes:
- a CDS encoding TolC family protein: protein MNKKIKVIIPVIALALSLTTVWAVGNEMFLNIEKFQDMALKNSRQSKIDDLQIESKENALEEAEKDAKFLSSSTTRTQKYNNEIQKKVDPFRAKADLEYTKREKDINEENLKREVYKKALDILIQEKEVELEKEKLKILEEKLKMAETRYNEGKITDNDLYNARFAVSSKTIDLDKAKKNLEILELEFKGLLNVDLDNSPIKVEDQLVFEPVKDINMDVDMIVLKNAEGILSIDTVIEEAYEKSLEFFKVKKDLEAQEMIMEITKDIFEEKHPTYRDNMLALEIAQLNLENVRTSIEVQVRNKYNELKTSEENVNLAIQWEDIQKKKLEGEELKFEKGMISREQLLDAKEAYMEACYDKYTAIYNYNIIKSEFEALYKK, encoded by the coding sequence ATGAATAAAAAAATTAAAGTAATTATACCGGTAATAGCATTGGCACTGTCTCTTACAACCGTTTGGGCAGTTGGGAATGAAATGTTTTTGAATATAGAAAAATTTCAGGATATGGCTTTAAAAAACAGCAGACAGTCAAAAATTGATGATTTGCAGATAGAATCTAAAGAAAATGCATTGGAGGAAGCAGAAAAGGATGCAAAGTTTTTGTCCTCCTCAACCACCAGAACTCAAAAATATAACAATGAAATACAGAAAAAAGTTGATCCCTTTAGGGCAAAAGCAGATCTGGAATATACAAAGAGAGAAAAGGATATAAACGAAGAGAATTTAAAAAGGGAAGTTTATAAAAAGGCTCTTGATATATTAATTCAAGAAAAAGAAGTGGAGCTTGAGAAAGAGAAGCTAAAGATATTGGAAGAGAAACTGAAAATGGCTGAAACCAGATACAATGAGGGAAAAATAACTGATAATGACCTTTACAATGCAAGGTTTGCAGTGAGCTCTAAAACCATTGATTTAGATAAAGCTAAAAAAAATTTGGAGATATTGGAGCTTGAATTTAAAGGACTTTTAAATGTTGACTTGGACAATTCCCCAATAAAGGTGGAAGACCAATTGGTTTTTGAGCCGGTGAAGGATATAAATATGGATGTGGATATGATTGTTTTGAAAAATGCAGAAGGGATTCTAAGTATTGATACTGTAATTGAAGAAGCTTATGAAAAAAGTCTTGAGTTTTTTAAGGTAAAAAAGGACTTAGAAGCCCAGGAAATGATTATGGAAATTACAAAAGACATCTTTGAAGAAAAGCACCCCACATACAGGGACAATATGCTGGCTTTAGAGATTGCACAGCTTAATTTGGAAAATGTCAGGACAAGTATTGAGGTACAGGTAAGGAATAAATACAATGAATTGAAGACTTCGGAAGAAAATGTAAATCTGGCAATACAGTGGGAAGATATACAGAAGAAAAAGCTTGAAGGAGAAGAACTTAAGTTTGAAAAAGGTATGATAAGCAGGGAACAATTATTAGATGCAAAAGAAGCTTATATGGAAGCATGCTATGACAAATATACTGCCATTTATAATTACAACATTATAAAATCAGAGTTCGAGGCTTTATATAAAAAATAG
- a CDS encoding ATP-dependent helicase, which yields MGFFGVLEKNYKINLNNQQKEAVTHTRGPALVLAGPGSGKTTVIVSRTAYLILELKIKPENILTLTFNRAAKIEMEKRFNRVFSDLISGKKVHFSTFHSFCNLVVKDYEKMQGKYLSRIEGNEESKNNKRLILKEIYENINGSRINDDQLENLINDIGIIKNKMIKNIQEFETNIKNFSRIYNSYEEYKKANLLMDFDDMLTFAYVILKKFPSILKKYTGRYTFIQVDEGQDLSKIQFEILKLLTGPGDLAGFKEKNIFIVADDDQSIYGFRGAEPEYILNVEKQFGGCSFYYLNNNYRSTANIVHVSSNFIKNNTRRYEKKHSTCNEYKYDPFIIEARDQTAQYNFIVDKVNEHLSKKRDSTIALLYRNNISSIPLAEALDRNGIAFNVKQNKLFFFNHWAVQDILAFLKFSLDQTDIDSFSRIYYKMNRYISKAMLEYALKAGYKNSVIDGILKDSDLETYRKMTLLNVKSEFKKLSKKKPFDALNYIEKNFNYFGYVKEYCDGTGLFYDYIYSLFGVLKVMALKCKKITDYLERIEEVKELLENPSSESRVTISTIHSSKGLEYDCVMMLDMLNTELPGESAIDLAREENKAELLEEERRLFYVGITRAKEYLYLIYPNFRNGFKEERTIFIDEVLECMRVKTLNDIAEGMIVNHKHFGKGVIAAILEENKDKVIVEIDFNGVRRKFDLIMCLEKGILKIY from the coding sequence GTGGGTTTTTTTGGGGTATTAGAAAAAAACTACAAAATAAATCTTAACAATCAACAAAAAGAAGCAGTAACACATACCAGAGGACCAGCCCTAGTGTTGGCTGGTCCGGGATCTGGAAAAACCACTGTAATTGTTTCAAGGACTGCTTATCTTATACTAGAGCTTAAAATAAAGCCGGAAAACATTCTCACCTTGACATTTAACAGGGCTGCAAAAATCGAAATGGAAAAAAGGTTTAATAGAGTATTCAGTGATTTAATTTCAGGCAAAAAAGTTCATTTTTCAACTTTTCATAGCTTTTGCAATTTAGTGGTAAAAGATTATGAAAAGATGCAGGGAAAGTATTTGTCCAGAATTGAAGGCAATGAGGAGTCAAAAAATAATAAAAGGCTGATTTTAAAAGAAATATATGAAAATATAAACGGCAGTCGGATAAATGACGACCAACTTGAAAATCTCATAAATGACATTGGCATTATAAAAAATAAAATGATAAAAAATATTCAAGAATTTGAAACAAATATTAAGAATTTTTCCCGTATATATAATAGTTACGAAGAATATAAGAAGGCAAATTTACTGATGGATTTTGACGACATGCTTACATTTGCCTATGTCATTTTAAAAAAGTTCCCTAGTATTTTAAAAAAGTATACCGGAAGGTATACTTTTATTCAAGTAGATGAAGGACAGGACCTTTCAAAGATTCAGTTTGAAATTTTGAAGCTTTTAACAGGTCCTGGGGATTTGGCGGGTTTTAAGGAAAAGAATATTTTTATAGTTGCAGATGATGACCAGTCCATATATGGGTTCAGGGGGGCAGAACCGGAATATATACTTAATGTGGAAAAGCAGTTTGGCGGATGTTCCTTCTATTATCTTAACAACAACTACCGTTCTACAGCTAATATAGTACATGTAAGCAGTAATTTTATAAAAAACAATACCAGAAGGTATGAGAAAAAACACAGTACTTGTAATGAATATAAGTATGACCCTTTTATTATAGAGGCAAGGGATCAGACTGCCCAGTATAATTTTATTGTGGACAAGGTAAATGAACATTTGAGTAAAAAAAGAGATTCTACCATTGCCCTTCTTTACAGAAATAATATTTCTTCTATTCCGCTGGCAGAAGCCCTTGACAGAAACGGAATAGCTTTTAATGTAAAGCAAAACAAATTGTTTTTCTTTAACCACTGGGCTGTACAGGATATTTTAGCTTTTTTAAAATTTTCACTGGATCAAACAGACATAGATTCTTTTTCAAGAATATACTACAAAATGAACAGGTATATTTCAAAAGCAATGTTAGAATATGCTCTGAAGGCTGGTTATAAAAATTCAGTTATAGACGGGATTTTAAAGGATAGTGATTTAGAGACATACAGAAAAATGACCCTTTTAAATGTCAAAAGTGAGTTTAAAAAGCTGTCTAAGAAAAAGCCTTTTGATGCTTTAAACTACATTGAAAAAAACTTTAACTATTTTGGCTATGTAAAAGAATACTGTGACGGAACAGGTCTTTTTTATGATTATATATACAGCCTTTTTGGGGTTTTGAAAGTAATGGCTTTAAAATGCAAAAAAATTACTGATTATTTGGAAAGGATTGAGGAAGTAAAGGAACTTTTAGAAAATCCGTCATCGGAATCCAGAGTGACCATATCCACTATACACTCAAGCAAAGGATTGGAGTATGACTGCGTTATGATGCTGGATATGCTAAACACCGAGCTGCCGGGTGAAAGTGCTATTGACCTTGCAAGAGAGGAAAATAAAGCAGAGCTTCTTGAAGAGGAAAGAAGGCTGTTTTATGTTGGAATTACAAGGGCAAAGGAGTATCTGTATTTAATATATCCAAATTTCAGGAATGGATTTAAGGAAGAAAGGACAATTTTTATAGATGAAGTATTGGAATGTATGAGAGTGAAGACTTTAAATGACATTGCAGAAGGGATGATTGTAAATCATAAGCACTTTGGAAAAGGGGTAATTGCAGCAATTTTGGAGGAAAATAAAGACAAGGTTATTGTAGAAATTGATTTTAACGGTGTAAGGCGTAAGTTTGACTTAATTATGTGCCTGGAAAAAGGTATTCTAAAAATATATTAG
- the proB gene encoding glutamate 5-kinase, with translation MEGCSFRRELVDAKRIVVKVGTSTLTYENGKINFSKIDKLSRVLSDLMNQGKELVLVTSGAVGIGMSKLKLKSKPQTTREKQAVAAVGQCELMHVYGKFFSEYGHLVGQILLTKDVTTNEISRQNVINTLETLIEKDILPIVNENDSVAVDELENGINRAFGDNDTLSAIVAELVKADLLIILSDIDGLYTCDPRKNSCSELISVVEEITPEIEGCAGGVGSRRGTGGMITKITAAKMAVSNGINLVIANGEEPSIISDILEGKNVGTLFVRKKQA, from the coding sequence ATGGAAGGTTGTAGTTTTCGCCGTGAGCTGGTTGATGCTAAAAGGATAGTGGTGAAGGTGGGCACATCCACATTAACTTATGAAAACGGCAAAATAAATTTTTCTAAAATAGATAAACTTTCAAGAGTGTTATCAGATTTAATGAACCAGGGTAAAGAGCTTGTATTAGTTACATCCGGTGCTGTAGGAATAGGTATGAGTAAATTAAAACTTAAATCAAAGCCTCAAACCACTAGGGAAAAACAGGCAGTGGCTGCAGTGGGTCAATGTGAACTTATGCATGTATACGGTAAGTTTTTTTCAGAATATGGACATCTTGTAGGGCAGATATTACTTACCAAAGATGTTACAACAAATGAGATAAGCAGGCAAAATGTTATAAACACCCTTGAAACTTTAATAGAAAAGGATATACTTCCCATTGTTAACGAGAATGACTCTGTAGCAGTAGATGAATTGGAAAATGGGATTAACAGGGCTTTTGGGGATAATGATACCTTATCTGCCATTGTAGCTGAACTTGTAAAGGCGGATTTGCTTATAATATTGTCTGATATTGACGGTCTATACACTTGTGACCCGAGAAAAAATTCCTGTTCTGAGTTAATATCTGTAGTTGAGGAGATAACTCCTGAAATTGAAGGCTGTGCAGGCGGAGTAGGAAGCAGGAGGGGAACAGGGGGAATGATTACCAAAATAACTGCGGCAAAGATGGCTGTTTCAAATGGAATAAATTTAGTTATAGCAAATGGTGAAGAACCAAGTATTATTTCTGATATTTTAGAAGGAAAAAATGTGGGTACACTTTTTGTAAGGAAAAAGCAGGCTTAG
- a CDS encoding TolC family protein, which yields MRKFIPIVLLALLLGMLMPTYAEVEKDHIKVKEESVVSKEKNIISYDIAKDILIENNRTLKEKQLQERKTFYGYSNTVQISRGINTEGRSVNVFGMEFFFYYPDDVQMLLTMQKEFMPFAQRFAWQMSQKEKELTENILILALRDLYLGLYSTWRNCDILKKKLNLESKKHNANKVRFENGLISNIEFEESQYRFLKTQKDFENAQRDFENMRRNFNSFLGVPIDTEYDELLFEELKRDVKIQPLEYYLEKALENRLEIVVLEGQIEMAELQISIYEKNRVNETYTKVRKEYNEALRQLENLKIQLEQAKIDIESEIKSAYVEVKKEGYNLQSLNDTLNMQLKNYERLQGQFEQGFIAKLVMDEVEIGLEELRNGIDLVMYAYNTKIMKLEEAAGLGPAFQER from the coding sequence TTGAGAAAATTTATACCTATTGTCTTGTTAGCTTTATTGTTAGGAATGCTCATGCCTACATATGCGGAAGTTGAAAAAGACCATATAAAAGTCAAAGAAGAAAGCGTTGTATCAAAAGAAAAAAACATTATATCATATGATATTGCAAAGGATATTTTAATTGAGAACAATAGAACCCTGAAAGAAAAACAGCTGCAGGAAAGAAAAACATTTTACGGCTACAGCAATACAGTTCAAATTTCAAGGGGAATCAACACAGAGGGCAGAAGTGTCAATGTATTTGGGATGGAATTTTTCTTTTACTATCCAGACGATGTTCAAATGCTTTTGACAATGCAAAAGGAGTTTATGCCCTTTGCACAGAGGTTTGCTTGGCAAATGTCCCAGAAAGAAAAGGAACTGACAGAAAACATTCTTATCTTGGCATTAAGGGATTTATACCTGGGTCTTTACAGCACCTGGAGAAATTGCGATATATTAAAAAAGAAGCTTAATTTAGAGAGCAAAAAACATAATGCAAATAAAGTACGTTTTGAAAACGGGCTTATTTCAAATATAGAATTTGAAGAATCCCAGTACCGGTTTTTAAAGACACAAAAGGATTTTGAAAATGCCCAAAGGGATTTTGAAAATATGAGAAGAAATTTCAATTCATTTTTAGGTGTTCCAATAGACACTGAGTATGATGAGCTTTTATTTGAAGAGTTAAAAAGGGATGTTAAAATACAGCCCCTTGAATATTACCTTGAAAAGGCTTTAGAAAACAGATTGGAGATAGTAGTTTTAGAAGGCCAGATTGAAATGGCGGAGCTGCAAATTTCAATTTATGAAAAAAACAGGGTAAATGAAACTTATACTAAAGTGAGAAAAGAGTATAATGAAGCTTTAAGGCAGCTTGAAAATTTAAAAATCCAACTTGAACAGGCAAAAATAGATATTGAAAGTGAAATTAAAAGTGCGTATGTAGAAGTTAAAAAAGAAGGGTACAACCTTCAAAGCCTTAACGATACTTTAAATATGCAGCTAAAAAATTATGAAAGATTGCAAGGTCAGTTTGAACAAGGATTTATAGCAAAACTGGTTATGGATGAAGTGGAAATTGGTCTGGAAGAATTAAGAAATGGAATTGATTTGGTTATGTACGCTTATAATACAAAAATAATGAAGTTGGAAGAAGCAGCAGGTCTTGGACCGGCTTTTCAGGAAAGGTGA
- a CDS encoding LOG family protein: protein MNKVICVYSSSSCTIDKVYFEAAYELGCQIAKRGDTLLFGAGMVGLMGETARAVHENNGKVVGIVPEALNVSGIVYEKCDEFIVTSGMRERKAMMDERSDAFIALPGGFGTLEELLEIITLKQLGYHNKPIVILNINNYYDGILKQFDKIFNEDFAKEECRKLYFVTESVSEAIEYIDSYK, encoded by the coding sequence ATGAACAAAGTTATATGCGTATATAGTTCTTCAAGTTGTACAATAGACAAAGTTTATTTTGAGGCTGCATATGAGCTGGGGTGCCAGATAGCAAAAAGAGGGGATACCCTTTTATTTGGTGCAGGAATGGTTGGGCTTATGGGGGAAACGGCAAGGGCTGTCCACGAAAATAACGGCAAGGTAGTGGGAATAGTGCCGGAGGCGCTGAATGTCAGCGGGATTGTGTATGAAAAATGTGATGAGTTTATTGTAACTTCCGGCATGAGGGAAAGAAAGGCAATGATGGATGAAAGATCAGATGCATTTATAGCTTTACCGGGAGGCTTTGGCACATTAGAGGAGCTTTTGGAAATTATAACATTAAAGCAGCTGGGGTATCACAATAAGCCCATTGTAATTTTAAATATAAACAATTATTATGACGGTATTTTAAAGCAATTTGACAAAATTTTTAATGAAGATTTTGCAAAAGAAGAGTGCAGAAAGCTGTATTTTGTTACTGAAAGTGTTTCTGAGGCTATAGAATACATTGATTCATATAAATAA
- a CDS encoding transglycosylase domain-containing protein codes for MSSKNTKYRKGKNQKKKVGKFVFRFSLSVFRMIIIICLTISFALAGLAGGAVFAYIKTAEKLTPDKLTLEGFTSYVYDCNGEMVIPLQGSKNRDMVDLKDIPENLKNAFIAIEDRRFYEHPGIDLRRIASAITSGGAHGGSTITQQVIKNITRRYERSVERKVQEWWIALHLERNLSKDQILELYLNIVFLAQNCYGVQSAAKTYFDKDVSELTLAECAILAGITQNPAYYDPFTTNGRENIKKRQEVILGVMKELGYITEEEYQQAKNEKLQYADYNRRSADVVTNQSYFVDQVVIDVMNDLMDAGYTRDEAYDTIYNGGIKIYTTLDPKIQQAMDEVFLNEEYFTKVNTKTSMPPQAAMVIIDPTNGHVKALYGGAGEKIGSPLNRASSSQVKRQPGSTFKPLVVYGPAINERKITAATVIDDAPVYLNPNNRNERYPRNYDWSYSGLTTARYALTKSFNVVAGRIWDEYLTPDIALDYLKKSGIDRADERYLSVALGGPREGINPLQLAAAYIPFANKGLYCKPITYTKVLDMNGNVLLENKPQYTIVYDEATAYIITDILKDVMTSGTGTGARFSGGMPQAGKTGTTSNNYDKWFVGYTPYYVAATWYGYDQNTSIQSAEQGRANLIWRDVMAKVHEDLEIKQFEEPPGIVKKTICTKSGKLASELCSQDPRGSTIRTEMFIAGTEPKDECDTHVKVKVCEAHTDEYGRPYLASLYCPPSSTSEKVFVKRRVPITNPNDFAAVGDKIYECPTEYCPEHDLYAPYNRNNFQYDDEDGNENNNWDSNEGYYEYLEQEDRNSSYFRDNYSNTNNSKDNNRDDRNNRDNTRDDGNNSSGHMDNRNSGRDDEKKDRKRR; via the coding sequence ATGAGTAGTAAAAATACAAAATATAGGAAAGGTAAAAACCAAAAGAAAAAAGTTGGCAAATTTGTTTTTAGATTTTCTCTTTCAGTCTTTAGAATGATAATAATAATTTGCCTTACCATTTCATTTGCACTTGCAGGACTTGCAGGGGGTGCAGTTTTTGCATACATTAAAACTGCAGAAAAATTAACACCTGACAAGTTAACATTAGAGGGTTTTACATCCTATGTCTATGACTGCAATGGTGAAATGGTAATCCCATTACAGGGCTCGAAAAACAGGGACATGGTAGACTTAAAAGACATCCCTGAAAATCTTAAAAACGCCTTTATTGCCATTGAGGACAGGCGTTTTTATGAGCATCCGGGTATAGACCTGAGAAGGATAGCAAGTGCTATAACATCCGGAGGTGCCCACGGGGGTAGTACAATTACCCAACAGGTTATAAAGAATATTACAAGAAGATATGAGCGTTCTGTAGAACGTAAAGTGCAGGAATGGTGGATAGCCCTGCATCTAGAACGCAATTTAAGTAAGGACCAGATACTGGAGCTATATTTAAATATAGTTTTCCTGGCACAAAACTGTTATGGGGTTCAGTCTGCAGCTAAAACATATTTTGATAAAGACGTAAGTGAGCTTACCCTTGCAGAATGTGCAATTTTAGCAGGTATTACTCAAAACCCTGCGTACTACGATCCGTTTACAACAAACGGCAGAGAAAATATCAAAAAACGCCAGGAAGTAATACTGGGGGTAATGAAAGAACTTGGGTACATAACTGAAGAAGAATATCAGCAGGCAAAAAACGAAAAACTCCAATATGCGGATTACAACAGACGTTCTGCTGACGTTGTTACAAATCAATCGTATTTTGTGGACCAAGTTGTTATTGATGTTATGAATGATCTGATGGATGCAGGATATACCCGTGACGAAGCTTATGATACCATTTATAACGGCGGGATAAAAATTTACACCACATTAGATCCAAAAATCCAACAGGCAATGGATGAAGTATTTCTTAATGAAGAATACTTTACAAAAGTAAATACCAAAACATCCATGCCACCGCAGGCCGCAATGGTTATTATAGACCCTACAAACGGTCATGTTAAAGCCTTATACGGAGGCGCAGGTGAAAAAATAGGTTCACCACTGAACAGGGCTTCAAGCTCCCAGGTCAAAAGACAGCCGGGTTCTACTTTCAAGCCTCTTGTTGTATACGGTCCTGCAATTAATGAAAGGAAAATAACTGCTGCAACAGTTATAGATGACGCACCGGTGTATCTTAACCCTAACAATAGAAATGAAAGGTACCCCAGAAACTACGACTGGAGTTATAGCGGTCTGACCACTGCCAGATATGCATTAACAAAATCATTTAATGTGGTTGCCGGAAGAATATGGGATGAATATCTTACCCCTGATATAGCCCTTGACTATTTAAAAAAATCAGGAATTGACAGGGCAGATGAAAGGTATTTATCGGTAGCCCTGGGGGGACCAAGGGAAGGTATAAACCCTCTCCAACTGGCAGCTGCATATATTCCATTTGCAAATAAGGGACTGTACTGTAAACCTATAACTTATACCAAGGTTTTAGACATGAACGGCAACGTATTGCTTGAAAACAAGCCTCAATACACCATAGTATACGATGAAGCTACAGCATACATTATAACTGACATATTAAAGGATGTAATGACCTCCGGTACAGGTACCGGCGCCAGATTTTCAGGCGGAATGCCACAAGCAGGTAAAACAGGTACTACAAGCAATAACTATGACAAGTGGTTTGTAGGATACACCCCATATTATGTTGCTGCCACATGGTACGGATATGACCAAAATACCAGTATACAATCTGCAGAACAGGGCAGGGCTAACTTAATCTGGCGTGATGTTATGGCAAAAGTCCATGAGGATTTAGAAATAAAACAATTTGAAGAACCTCCGGGAATTGTCAAGAAGACCATCTGTACAAAATCCGGAAAGCTTGCTTCTGAGTTGTGTTCTCAAGACCCCCGCGGTTCTACAATAAGAACTGAAATGTTCATAGCAGGAACTGAGCCTAAGGACGAATGTGATACACATGTTAAGGTAAAGGTCTGTGAAGCTCACACAGATGAATATGGAAGGCCGTACCTGGCATCACTTTACTGTCCGCCGTCTTCTACAAGTGAAAAGGTGTTTGTAAAACGCCGTGTTCCTATTACAAATCCGAATGATTTTGCAGCAGTGGGGGATAAAATATACGAATGTCCAACTGAGTACTGCCCGGAACACGACCTGTATGCACCTTATAACAGAAACAACTTCCAGTACGATGATGAGGATGGAAATGAAAATAATAATTGGGACAGCAATGAAGGATATTATGAATATTTAGAACAAGAAGATAGAAACAGCAGCTATTTTAGAGACAACTACAGTAATACAAATAACAGCAAGGATAACAACAGAGATGATAGAAACAACAGGGATAATACCAGGGATGATGGAAATAACAGCAGCGGTCATATGGATAACAGAAACAGCGGCAGGGATGATGAAAAAAAAGACAGAAAAAGACGGTAG
- a CDS encoding oxygen-binding di-iron domain-containing protein — protein sequence MIQVKDNVYWVGIKDWELRQFHGHEFSTHRGSTYNSYIIKDEKTVLVDTVWDPYKEEFVEKLEKEVGLKNIDMIIINHCEPDHAGSLAYLMERIPDTPIYCSKQGEQSIRGHFHKDWNINVVKTGDTIDIGKNQLVFVEMTMLHWPDSLLTYVKGANVVLSNDAFGQHYSPPSLFNDQVDQCELYQEAIKYFANILNPFKPLVKKKIEEIKGLNLDIDIIAPSHGVIWRDNPMQIVDKYYEWSQIDYNEDYVVIIYDTMYDATKNMALSIAEGLSNNKIRYKLFNSSVTDRSDLITELFKAKAVILGSCTVNNGLLASISSVLDSMKYLKFKNKPAAGFGSYGWSGEAPDQITETLKLIGMKVDLEPIKVKYQPTEEDLKECVLFGEKFAQRI from the coding sequence ATGATACAGGTTAAGGACAATGTATATTGGGTAGGTATAAAAGACTGGGAACTTAGACAATTTCATGGTCATGAATTTTCAACTCACAGGGGTTCTACTTACAATTCTTATATAATTAAAGATGAAAAGACCGTTTTGGTAGATACGGTATGGGATCCCTACAAGGAAGAATTTGTAGAAAAACTAGAAAAAGAAGTGGGTCTAAAAAACATAGATATGATTATAATTAACCACTGTGAGCCAGACCATGCAGGAAGCCTGGCATATCTCATGGAAAGAATACCGGATACACCTATATATTGTTCTAAGCAGGGAGAGCAAAGCATTAGAGGGCATTTTCACAAAGACTGGAATATAAATGTGGTAAAAACCGGGGACACAATAGACATAGGAAAAAACCAGCTTGTATTTGTTGAAATGACTATGCTGCACTGGCCGGACAGTTTGCTGACTTATGTTAAAGGTGCAAATGTAGTTTTGTCCAATGATGCTTTTGGACAGCACTATTCACCACCGTCCCTTTTTAACGACCAGGTTGACCAGTGTGAACTGTACCAGGAGGCAATTAAATATTTTGCAAATATTTTAAATCCTTTTAAACCCCTTGTAAAGAAGAAAATAGAAGAGATTAAAGGGTTGAATCTTGATATAGATATTATTGCACCAAGCCATGGGGTAATATGGCGGGACAATCCTATGCAGATTGTTGATAAATACTATGAATGGTCTCAAATTGATTATAATGAGGACTATGTCGTAATTATATATGACACGATGTATGATGCTACCAAAAACATGGCCCTGTCAATAGCAGAAGGTCTTAGCAACAATAAAATAAGATACAAATTATTTAATTCATCCGTTACCGACAGAAGCGACTTAATAACCGAGCTGTTTAAAGCAAAGGCAGTTATTTTAGGAAGCTGCACTGTAAATAACGGTCTTTTAGCTTCCATATCGTCGGTTTTAGATTCAATGAAGTATTTAAAATTTAAAAACAAACCGGCGGCAGGTTTTGGAAGTTATGGCTGGAGTGGGGAAGCACCGGACCAAATTACCGAAACTTTAAAACTTATAGGTATGAAAGTTGATTTAGAGCCCATTAAAGTGAAATACCAACCGACAGAAGAAGACCTAAAAGAATGTGTTTTATTTGGAGAAAAATTTGCCCAAAGAATATAA